A window of Salvia splendens isolate huo1 chromosome 8, SspV2, whole genome shotgun sequence genomic DNA:
CCTTGCCTAATTCGGGAGAACTGATTGTTCTTTACTTTTGTTGCAAAGGTTGTGCTGAGAGTTCTTCTTCACACTTGAAAAGTGATGGCATCCCAAAGGAGGATGATGCTGAAGACGGTAACAACTGATCATATTGCATTTTCTGATGATAAATTGAGATCCTGTTGAAATGATGCCATAGACAAATTTTCTTGCCCCTCTAACcttaaaatttctttttttggccTTTCTTAGAAATTATGCTAGCAATGTGCTAATATCCTGGTTAATATGTTAGTCCATTGACACTGTTTATGTTCTGAATTGTGTTGTGCAATGCATTGGATGTGGTAAAATATTCGTATTCAGCTCAATAGCAGGCTAGTGTAATGTTGGGGAAGTTATGTTCTATTAAATCTGTTATACAGTTTAACATGCCAATTTTGTACTTATTTGACAATTTTACTTTGGTTTATGCTTGCTCAAAGCCTCAAATTGTTCAAATGTGTCGAAAAATGTGAAGCTAGTTAAGATTCCTGTTTAGTTTGGTTTCATCTCATTAAGTTTTACTTGCAATAGTCAAGCAAGGTCAATAAGTGTAAATGAAACTTGAACGAAACCTTCATGGCTCAACTTGATTATTTATGTTGCATCCCTATAAGTATATAACGCTTGAGCTCATCTGTGTGGTATATGGCACAACTATGTGTCTTGAGCTTACATTTTTCAAGATTCAGGATACTTGGATAGGACTAAATGGAACCAAAATTAGGATGCAGATACATGAATACTCTATGCATAGACTGACACATATACAAGATTCTTGCTATATGCGGCCGCAAAATTATGTCGCATAACATAAGACTTAAGAGCTTAAGAGAAATAGCATTTGACATCATAGCAGTATACATAATAGTATTATACCATATTCTTTGTCACCAGTGATGGATCCACTTTTATGGAGAAAGATCTGGGAAGGGTCTTATAGCATATTCCACGACATGGTGCTTGAGGCTGTCCTAACATCAGTTCTTGGTAATGGTTCAACTGTAAGCAGAATAGTTTTGGAAGCCAGTAGTAGACAAATGAACAATGAAAAACTTTACACGTTTCTAGTTCAGAATTTTGGCTGAATGCTGGACAAGTTTCCCTTCCATAGAATCAACAGTATGGCTGAGCATGATTTTGAAGTgtaaaaggaaaaggaaaatacATTAATGGTTTTAGTGATCCATGATAATTTCTGCTAGCTTCTTCATAAGGTAGAAAGGGTAAAGCTAGAAAAATGCTTTGACAGTTTTCGTgctattctattaattttatcaTGTACTCTAATATCTAGTCCATCTTAGTTGCAGTATCAAGTAATTTATATGAAAGTAGTCTTTCCTTACCAGTGGGTGGTATGAATATAAGTCAATTGGTCAGTACTGGATAAGATTCAGAGGCATTTTGTAGGTGTTGCCTTTTGCGATCCTGTTATTACTTGTTCAACTTAACAAGGTTCCTTTTTGCACGAACTTCCACATTTCCTAAAGATTTATATTTCACTTGGGATTCGGGCTAATGATGTTTCAATTTTCAGATTGGGAAGCTATAGCAGATTGTTCCCCGGAGGAGTTACTTTCCCCACAATCTTTACCAGGGATATCAAAACTTTCTCTGGAAGACTCAAAAGCACAATCCACCAAGAGGCGAGGAAGGGGAACATTTTCGTACAAGAAGCAGGGTCTTTACAGTGATAGCCAGTCTAATGAACCTTGTATAGATGACTCTGAAGATACGTCTTCATGCCAAGAGGAAGACCTGGAAAAGAGAAGCGGTACGTTTCTAGGCAGTTCATATTGGACCTGATCCGTGTTAAAAGATTCTCTAACCTACGTTAGCATATAGTATTTTGAATATTCATTTTATAGGCAAGACAGAAAACATTGTAGAACTCTTTTCCTACGCATGtttgttgtattttttttacaaatatcgAAGTTTATTCTGCATTCTTGTGAATTCTTGCTAAGTGCTTCTTATCATATGAGCTAATCATGAATGCTGTATATTTGTCGAGTCCTGACAGTCCCTTATGGTTTTGGTTTCAGAAATGTATGGTACACGCCATATTCTTGTTCTAGCTAGCTTGAATCTAAGCACTAGGACGACTGACCTTGAGAGGTTACTTGGGAGCTTCAAAGATCGTTTTGTAATTCGCTGGGTGAATGATACAACTGCACTAGCTGTATTTAGAACACCATCTGATGGTATGATAATTGCTTGCTTATTCGGTTTTGTCATTTTTAACCAACTCAAGTCGTGATAGGTGCAATATGCCATTTGGTAAGGCTACTGAATGGGTCTTATTTTAAAGACTCCTCATTTCATGTATCGTTTCTCCTATTCCCAATTCAGCTGATATTTCAAGAAATGTAGTGAAACTTACTCTCCTATATACGAATGCGCCTATTTTGCTAGTTCTAAGACTCCTGGTGTTTGTACATCAGTTTATATCCGACTCTTGTTGGCCTACAGCAAGCTGATGCTTTTGATTTCTTGATGCAGCTCTTGAGGCTCTTAACTCCACCCGGTGCCCCTTTACAATCCGTATACTTGACGAGGACGAAGAACTTTTCAGCAAAATTCCACCAAAAGGTAACAGAGACCAGTATTTTGTGTATCTTCAGAAacatgtttatttattttttccttattttggCTGGCACATTAATTTCTAATGTATGGTTTAGAGACTGGCTTTGAAACATGAACTCGAGCTTACGTTGATGTTATCTTAACGTAGTTTCAGTTGGGGGTTGAGATGCCCTTTTTATCTCAAGAATCAAAAATATTCTAGGAATGTTTGATTATTAGTTCTGATATTCTATTCTCAGATTTGGAACCACCCCGGCAGCGGCCTCAGACATCAGCAAGAACTGCTCAAAGATTGATTGCACAGAGCATGGGAATAAAACTGCCCTCGTCGTTTGGATCCAACGAGCTACGGAAGCAAGAACAAGCCAGGAAAAATCGGATAGTCTCTAGGCAAAATATGCGGGATGATGCTTGGGGTGATGAAGATCCAAAGTAACTTAGTGTGTCAGTTCTCTACTTTTTGAATGGATTGAAATGGATGAGTGCAGTGAAAGGGGTGTTTGATTAAGAATTTTTTGTGAAACATTCACTCGGTTTTCTCAAATACAGTACAGTCATTTTTACAGAGTTAGTGAAATGCTTCCTAATGTTTTTAGGTTTGATCATACTCTACTTATGTAAATTCGTCTTTCTTATATGAAACAATTGAAAATGATTGTCAGATATGCAAATTCCAGAGTTTTGCGCAGAAGTATACATATAGTATTCGGTAAAGTAGCATATACGGATCagatataatataatattataatactcccttcgtcccctaATAAACCACGAAAGATGATCAAATTATATTCACATGCTTTccaaaatctacaaaaatagtACTGGTAAATCACAAAAGattaatttttctcaattatctTGTTCGTTCTTTTTTCTGCTTAATTATGCAATGATATGACAATCGGTTTAAAACACCTAGATCAAACGTTGTTTTGAACATAATTAGATGTTGTCGTTTATCCATACGTTGTTTTATTCACGTGTTTTGAACTGGCTGTCACATCATAATTCGCCAGAAAGATGTGATATTTGAGAAAATTTTATCTTTTGAAAAGTATGGGACAAAATATAATTACACCATTTTTCGTGTTTTAGTTAAAAGTTTGTCCTTGATTGTTTATTATCATTGTGTTTAATGGTCCTGTTTACTAGTTTAATATTTCGTACATTGGATATAACCTACTTGTACATCGAATTTCATTGAAGGATGAGTTTACCCAATTTACACGTCATCTCATTGCGTGGATATTTCCAATAACAACAGTTTTCCAATTTCTAATACGCACTTCAAGTGGCAACTGGTTTGCTAGTTATTTCAAAGGcacaaaatttattcaaatattaCCTAGAATAGCAGTATAAGAGTGAGTTGCACGTGGTAAAgatcgatatatatatatatatatatatatatatatataaataatgttCATGGATTGGCTAGTCAGGCATTATGAATTTATGACATGATTCGTCACGAATGATGAAAAAATAAATCTCACTTGTGTATGACCACTACCATTTAAAACTAGTTGCCAACCGAAATTAACCTCCCACTTCATTTTGCCGCCAAGAAACATTGCCTTCCCCTTCTCCACCACTCACCGCCCGCCACCTGTCCCTTCTCGAAATACACTATTTTCTACAGCGTTGACTATCTCTTTCTAAACCATGGAATTCAGTCATGGTGAACTCTTCCTTCTTTTAATCAtttcttattaatttatatatttccaGTTCAATTCAAACGCCGCATTCCTTTACTATCACAACTATAAATGCTTTCCCTGAATATAATTCaactgaaaaaggaaatatttttcaaaaaaatgggTGAAGAAATTGAATTTCCCCAATACTTCCTCTGCCCAATCTCACTCCAAATCATGAGAGACCCCGTCACCACCGTCACCGGCATCACCTACGACCGCGCCAGCATCAAGCAATGGCTCGCCACCGCCGCCGTCTGCCCCGTCACCAAGCAGCCGCTGCCGCCTACCTCCGACCTCACCCCCAATCACATGCTCCGCCGCCTCATCCAAGCCTGGTGCACCGCTAACGCCGTCGATCGCATCCCCACCCCCAAATCCCCTCTCCAAAGATCAATCGTCCTCAAACTAATCCGCGAACTCAATCGGAGTCCAGACGCCGATCGATCGACGCAGATGAACGCTCTCACCATAATCGACAAGCTCGCGGCGGAGAACGACGGCGTTAATCGCCATATCATGGCGGTGGCCGGTGTGCCTAATGCGATGCTCTTGTTTATCGTGAAATACTTCAAAATCGGCGAGATTTTGGGGGTCGAGGAGGCGTTGAGAGTTCTCAAGCTGACGTGGACGCCGGAAGCTGAGATCGGCTTCGTCGGGGACAATTCCGATGTAATCGGATCAATCATGTGGATTTTGAAGATCGAAATTGAGGATTCAGCGAAATTAAACGCGCTAATAGCGTTGAAGAATCTGATAGAAATTGAAACCTCAACCCTAATTGAGAAGCTCAATCTCGAATTCTTTGAAGAAATTGTTAAAATGATGAAGGAGAAGAAATTCGCGCAAGCGGCGATTCAGGTTCTGATTGAGACGTGCTCGTGGGGGCGGAACCGGGCGATGATCGTGGCGGCGGGGGCAGTGGCGGAGCTGATCGAGATGGAGCTGAGAAGCAATCAGGAGACTAAGAGGGCGACGGAGGTGGTGTTCGGGCTGCTGGCGCAGCTGTGCTATTGCGCGGAGGGGCGGCAGGAGCTGCTGAAGCACGCGGCGGGGATGGCGGTGGTGGCGAAGAGGCTGCTGAGGAACTCGGCGGCGACGGACGACCGCGCGCTGTGCGTGATGGAGTCGGTGGCTCGGTTCGCGGCGACGAAGGAGGTGGTGGCGGAGATGCTGAGGGTGGGGGCGGTGGCAAAGCTGTGTATGGTGATGCAGGCGGATTGCGCCGATTACTTGAAGAGGAAAGCGAGGGAGATTTTGAGGCTGCATTCCAGTGATTGGAGCAATTCTCCTTGTATACAAGTGTATCTTCTAACTAGAAACCCTAGATAGCATGTTAATTATATTTGAAAGTTTTTGTGCTAGATCGTCTGACGGGTCAAGATCCGGATCCGACTTGTGTTTTGTATATCGATGATGTTATACATACCATTGGATATGAACTTGGGTCCGAATGTAGACGGATCTTAACTCGTCAGATAATCTAGCATGTAattttgtatttcatttttatatagattaaatttaattacaaaaatatgtAGTATATATCTTTGagcttttctttttccttttacaTGAGATTATGTTGCACTTTTGTTTTATTGGATCGTTTGGCACTTGTGTTTTTGCTTTTCCATTCATTTATTTTGATGAAGATAAAAATAAGTATGGGATCATATTATGGTTATTTTGTCTTTTGGTTAAATGAAAAGTTATTACTGTATGCATGATGACAAAAACTTAAACGAATCATTATTCGATAATGATATACATGTACGAAAGTGTTAATCTATTAAGGAATGAGAATGATTGCCATAAAAAAAGTGTTAATCAGTTAAGGTATAGTAGTATATAGTATATGGGAATGATATGATTGCCATGATGCCATCCAAATTGGGAATGATCCTTAATGGCATTTACATGATAATTTCtcataataatactataattttaaatGGGTGAATATCAGTTAAAGgcttaaattatactactaccgAGTCACAATTACATATCCTGAACTATTGATAATATGAAACGAAGTCTGAATTGTGAAATTCGTAGCAAATATAACTTgatttatgtatgttttttatcGCAAAAAGATGGTGTGCAGATTTGTTTTCGACAGCGTATTATATTTTCGTTATCGACAACTTCCTTTGGTTCATCATGTTGATCGTACCATGCATATGTTTCGTATATTGTGATATTAGCTAATGCTTACTGTGTTTTCACTTATTTTCGTATATAAATAGAGCTTGAGCGAGAACATGATTGTGCTTAAAAAATAACTAGTAATTTAAAAGTTACAACATACATCAAACTCGTCTAACACGTGACATGAAACATGCAATATTGTAAAtactaaaatgcaatatacatttatAGAAACTGTCGATGGATTTCTGCAGATTGCATTTTAGTATTTATATATAGTTGATTTTGCATTGTAGACAATCTATGTTAAAATGCAAACTGAACAATATAAATTGCAAtttgcctataactaaaatgcaatatgcGGAAATTCATCTACAACTtcacaaatgtatattgcattttagcAGTGGCGAAGCCAGAAGTTTTACAATGGGGAGCCCAAAGTACTATTAATAGTCATATGATTTTTTTCGATGTCCGTGCTCAAGAATGAATATAATGATGAAAGAAAACAATTAACATAATTAGTGGTGTAAAAGAGAACAAATAGAACAAAGATGTCATACATGGGAATGAACCACCTGCGCTAACGCCCTCACATATAACTTCATGTttacataaaatatatatagttaAAGGCCAAATTGATGGGGGACCAGGGGCTCCCCAGGCCCCaacgtggcttcgccactgcATTTTAGTGTTTACAATATTGCATGTTACGTGTCACATGGCAGCACGCGATTGGATTATATAGTTAATTCGAATCAAGCTCAAAATCACGTTACAATTTGACATAAAGTTTTTATATCATTTCTTTCTTAATGCTATATAATAATAGAACAAATAACAAAGctaatttacaattaaattaaattaaatctaaaaattAAGGATATTGTGTAGTTGGACAGTTTATGTGAATGTATCTttaatcttaatttaattactaCAAGATGAACCAGTCAAATCTTATTTAATCTTTTttcttgaaataattaatatttaggAGCGGGTTACGGGTAGCCGCAATAACAATCGGTCTAACATCTCATGGATATATCATAGTATATGACAGGTAATcctatttttattactttttgaCCGTTGAATTGACTTTCAAAATTACATTATACTACTAGAAACTTGGTCACATTGAATAAACGAAATAATTAGTGGTATCTGCATTAATTTATTTAGAGCTGTTACACGTACTTAGAGTTGCTTATACATTTTCTCAATAAGTTTAACTAGAATATGTTATCATTAACTTTCCCTAATAAAATATCTGATAATTTTTATATGAAGCTTTTATTAGTCTTAATATGAAAACATTAAAAAGCAAACAAATTTGAAGACGACAGGTAAACGATTTGCGTTTATAGAATTATAGTAAATCGATccgttttttgtttttttgttttttttatatatttcagtGGACCTAGATAAAATGATCTCTAAACTTTGCTATTAGCAAACTCGTAGTCTCTAGGATAAAACTAAATATCATGAGAATCTCTTtgcatttttttacttttaaaatttcttgaataAAAATGCCCTTCAAGTCATGAAAGTCGACACATGCATCCTTTTGAAATTATTATCCttttatatttgttgtatagagaCAATCTGACTAGAGtaaagtgaatatttttctataaattaaatatattactaCTAAATTAGTATAAAcgaattgatttttttatttgattcgAATTTCGAAATTATGATAATTCACAATATAGTTGAATAATAGTATCActttttatttgtattgttgtatatataaatatagggttgtgatcaattgagattttttagcctaattgagaattgagatgcattatcagccactcatttttattaaatgagtggtccagaatttgtcacacgaaaaatatttttagattaattaattatgaaagggcataatggtaatttcatgatgcattttattcaataaataattttttttaattttaattttaatttttttaaaaaatttatttatttatttattttttgtcaactaaatatacaattcatgtcaactatacacatataatgtcaactataagttattgacatttgatgtgcagactattgacgataatacccccgagttgacataatctacttgcagttgacattttgaaaatgttgtggatgagtggctgaaaatgcatctcaattctcaattaagctaaaaaatctcaacctaacatgACCTAATAAAAGTAACTATTAAGATATCTAATTATTCTCCCCTTTGTAATATGTGAACTCACTCAATATAAGTATAAGAGAATCATGCATAATTGCTATGAGAAATAGTAGCATTAAAAAAAACGTTGTGGTCATTTTTTTAATGCAATTTAATatgtttatttgtgtttttaaatataacaCCGATGCTTTAAAAAACATCCTTGTTGATGTTGTATCAACAAAAATTAGAGGACACAAATGGATGACTCataaaaaagcaaaagattaagTAAATTTATGTTCATCTAACCATAAAAATGGATTAagttaatttgttattaatttctGAACGCATTCTTTTATGTcataaattgttgttatttttttcaaattttccaaCGCAAATAATTGTCTTTTTTACAAttgcaaaattaaaaatacagtTACATATTCATTTTTATCGGTACATTGAATGTAGGTCATTATATATATTGAACTCAAGTTATAATAAGATTACAACAAACCTCAATATATACAAATTGTAGGAATATGACCATTGCAAATTCGACAATACATTTAAATTATATGGTTTGTTAAAACAAATTTAAATCTAGagaattatataaaattatttaagatGATATATAACATTAAagactaaaaaaatattcaacatcataaccaAAAATCAACTTCATTATATTATATACAATAAACCTATAGTATTATAATAATGAATGAACATAATTGTAGATTATTCCATAACTATCAATAAAGTGAGAAACTAATTTACTCTTTACTGAATTGTAGATATTCCACGTGACAAATTCACCCTATGATGTGATACAATCGGTTAATCATGATAGTCTAAAAGTTACAAATAATCTTAGTTTTGATA
This region includes:
- the LOC121743743 gene encoding R3H and coiled-coil domain-containing protein 1-like gives rise to the protein MECTTPNWTEKVEDLVHAGEVDQAITFLESTVSNLEHLFKTHQFGRVSSPSSVPHQLATALQDLSKLYSAQGFSLRADQTLSRALQIKHAKGGSRDEVTSDDIAGHGCAESSSSHLKSDGIPKEDDAEDDWEAIADCSPEELLSPQSLPGISKLSLEDSKAQSTKRRGRGTFSYKKQGLYSDSQSNEPCIDDSEDTSSCQEEDLEKRSEMYGTRHILVLASLNLSTRTTDLERLLGSFKDRFVIRWVNDTTALAVFRTPSDALEALNSTRCPFTIRILDEDEELFSKIPPKDLEPPRQRPQTSARTAQRLIAQSMGIKLPSSFGSNELRKQEQARKNRIVSRQNMRDDAWGDEDPK
- the LOC121744053 gene encoding E3 ubiquitin-protein ligase PUB24-like, which translates into the protein MLSLNIIQLKKEIFFKKMGEEIEFPQYFLCPISLQIMRDPVTTVTGITYDRASIKQWLATAAVCPVTKQPLPPTSDLTPNHMLRRLIQAWCTANAVDRIPTPKSPLQRSIVLKLIRELNRSPDADRSTQMNALTIIDKLAAENDGVNRHIMAVAGVPNAMLLFIVKYFKIGEILGVEEALRVLKLTWTPEAEIGFVGDNSDVIGSIMWILKIEIEDSAKLNALIALKNLIEIETSTLIEKLNLEFFEEIVKMMKEKKFAQAAIQVLIETCSWGRNRAMIVAAGAVAELIEMELRSNQETKRATEVVFGLLAQLCYCAEGRQELLKHAAGMAVVAKRLLRNSAATDDRALCVMESVARFAATKEVVAEMLRVGAVAKLCMVMQADCADYLKRKAREILRLHSSDWSNSPCIQVYLLTRNPR